The proteins below are encoded in one region of Nakamurella flava:
- a CDS encoding citrate synthase, which translates to MAEVTEKSTPTPAPPADGAATADGAATPQAAIEVDGQRLDLKYVPATEGASGLEISKLLGSLGVITLDSGFTNTGSTTSAITYIDGDAGILRYRGYPIEQLAEKSTFAEVSYLLINGELPTADQLNTFTSRIKRHTMLHEDLKRFFDGFPRDAHPMPVLSSAVSALSTFYQDSLDPFNQEQVELSTVRLLAKLPTVAAYAYKKSVGQPYLYPDNSLGLVENFLRMSFGFPAEPYEVNPVLAKALDQLLILHADHEQNCSTSTVRLVGSSHANLFASVSAGINSLFGPLHGGANQAVLEMLEKIDREGLDIKEFVTRVKNREPGVRLMGFGHRVYKNYDPRAALVKKTADQVLTELGVNDRLLDLAKQLEEIALSDDYFIERKLYPNVDFYTGLIYKAMGFPTRMFTVLFALGRLPGWIAQWREMIQDPSTKIGRPRQVYTGYTERDYVDLSAR; encoded by the coding sequence ATGGCAGAGGTCACCGAGAAGTCCACCCCCACCCCGGCGCCGCCGGCCGACGGTGCCGCGACAGCGGACGGCGCCGCGACCCCGCAGGCAGCCATCGAGGTGGACGGTCAGCGACTGGACCTGAAGTACGTCCCGGCGACCGAGGGCGCCTCCGGCCTGGAGATCTCCAAGCTGCTCGGCTCGCTCGGGGTCATCACTCTGGACTCCGGGTTCACCAACACCGGGTCGACGACGTCGGCCATCACCTACATCGACGGCGACGCCGGCATCCTGCGCTACCGGGGCTACCCGATCGAGCAGCTGGCCGAGAAGTCGACGTTCGCCGAAGTCAGCTACCTGCTGATCAACGGTGAGCTGCCGACGGCCGACCAGCTCAACACGTTCACGAGCCGCATCAAGCGGCACACGATGCTGCACGAGGACCTCAAGCGGTTCTTCGACGGCTTCCCCCGCGACGCGCACCCGATGCCGGTGCTGTCCAGCGCGGTCAGCGCGCTGTCGACCTTCTACCAGGACTCGCTGGACCCCTTCAATCAGGAGCAGGTCGAGCTGTCGACCGTCCGGTTGCTGGCCAAGCTGCCCACGGTCGCCGCCTACGCCTACAAGAAGAGCGTCGGTCAGCCGTACCTGTACCCGGACAACTCGCTGGGTCTGGTCGAGAACTTCCTGCGCATGTCGTTCGGGTTCCCGGCCGAGCCCTACGAGGTCAACCCGGTGCTGGCGAAGGCGCTGGACCAGTTGCTGATCCTGCACGCCGATCACGAGCAGAACTGTTCGACCTCGACGGTCCGGCTGGTCGGCTCCTCGCACGCCAACCTGTTCGCCTCCGTCTCCGCCGGCATCAACTCGCTCTTCGGCCCGCTGCACGGCGGCGCCAACCAGGCCGTGCTGGAGATGCTGGAGAAGATCGACCGCGAGGGCCTGGACATCAAGGAGTTCGTGACCCGGGTCAAGAACCGCGAGCCCGGCGTCCGGCTGATGGGCTTCGGTCACCGGGTCTACAAGAACTACGACCCGCGCGCCGCCCTGGTCAAGAAGACCGCCGACCAGGTGCTCACCGAGCTCGGGGTCAACGACCGGCTGCTCGACCTGGCCAAGCAGCTCGAGGAGATCGCCCTCTCCGACGACTACTTCATCGAGCGCAAGCTGTACCCGAACGTCGACTTCTACACCGGCCTGATCTACAAGGCGATGGGCTTCCCGACCCGGATGTTCACCGTGCTGTTCGCCCTCGGCCGGCTGCCCGGCTGGATCGCCCAGTGGCGCGAGATGATCCAGGACCCGTCGACCAAGATCGGCCGCCCGCGGCAGGTCTACACCGGCTACACCGAGCGCGACTACGTCGATCTCTCGGCCCGCTGA
- a CDS encoding DUF3995 domain-containing protein → MRLAALAGLLHAAASLYWALGGRWLLDTVGAWAVDLAASAPVAAGLALGAIALVKALGAVVPLLVESGRWPGSRRFWRALEWAGGAGLLLYGGGNAVVAGLVLSGVIRPDGGYDPAAMWGHAALWDPLFALWGLALIVGLWRSRRPT, encoded by the coding sequence TTGCGTCTGGCCGCGCTGGCCGGTCTGCTGCACGCCGCGGCCAGCCTGTACTGGGCGCTCGGTGGTCGGTGGCTGCTGGACACCGTCGGCGCCTGGGCGGTGGACCTGGCTGCCTCCGCCCCAGTCGCCGCCGGTCTGGCCCTGGGCGCGATCGCGCTGGTCAAGGCCCTGGGCGCCGTCGTTCCGCTGCTGGTGGAATCCGGTCGCTGGCCCGGGTCGCGCCGGTTCTGGCGGGCCCTGGAGTGGGCCGGCGGCGCGGGGCTGCTGCTGTACGGCGGGGGCAACGCCGTGGTGGCCGGACTGGTGCTGAGCGGGGTGATCCGCCCGGACGGCGGCTACGACCCGGCCGCGATGTGGGGGCACGCCGCGCTGTGGGATCCGCTGTTCGCCCTCTGGGGTCTCGCGCTGATCGTCGGGCTGTGGCGCAGTCGCCGTCCGACCTGA
- a CDS encoding cryptochrome/photolyase family protein, whose amino-acid sequence MTERSSAPALLWFRRDLRVGDHPALSAAIEAAGDAGVCPVFVVDDRLLQSSGAPRRHFLAGALAALDEQLGGNLLVVHGKAETTIPRLAKALGAGSVHASADYLPYGVRRDERVQQKLADQDVEWVTTGSPYAIAPGRVRKSDDTRYAVYTPFYKAWQQHGWRKPADSASAAKDATWLAPKDVAKDSGLKQYGIDAVDHRVGDVELPEPGEAAALARWKDFRKLVTDYDDDRNRPDKDGTSRLSVYLKYGCIHPRTLLAGIDGTTGKGAETFRQEIAWRDFYADVTYHRPDKLWTSLDQSIDDMQWDDGQDADEHFAAWQQGKTGYPYIDAGMRQLLAEGWMHNRVRMGTASFLIKDLHIPWQRGAAHFMEHLVDGDISSNNHGWQWVAGSGPGSSQFYRVFNPTNQGEKFDPDGDYVRRYVPELRDVPGGKVHQPWELPDGPPNGYPQPIVDHKAEREEALRRLRA is encoded by the coding sequence ATGACCGAGCGCTCGTCCGCCCCTGCCCTGCTCTGGTTCCGCCGCGACCTGCGGGTCGGCGACCACCCGGCCCTGTCGGCCGCGATCGAGGCGGCGGGGGATGCCGGCGTCTGCCCGGTCTTTGTCGTCGACGACCGGCTGCTGCAGTCCTCCGGCGCCCCGCGGCGGCACTTCCTGGCCGGCGCCCTGGCCGCCCTGGACGAACAGCTCGGCGGCAACCTGCTCGTCGTGCACGGCAAGGCCGAGACCACCATCCCGCGGCTGGCCAAGGCCCTGGGCGCCGGCAGCGTGCACGCTTCGGCCGACTACCTGCCGTACGGGGTCCGTCGGGACGAACGGGTCCAGCAGAAGCTGGCCGATCAGGACGTCGAGTGGGTGACCACCGGGTCCCCGTACGCCATCGCCCCCGGCCGGGTCCGCAAGTCCGACGACACCCGCTACGCGGTCTACACGCCGTTCTACAAGGCCTGGCAGCAGCACGGCTGGCGCAAGCCGGCCGACTCGGCGAGCGCGGCGAAGGACGCGACCTGGCTGGCCCCGAAGGACGTGGCCAAGGACTCCGGACTGAAGCAGTACGGGATCGACGCGGTGGACCACCGTGTCGGCGACGTGGAACTGCCCGAGCCCGGGGAGGCCGCCGCACTGGCCCGCTGGAAGGACTTCCGCAAGCTGGTCACCGATTACGACGACGACCGCAACCGGCCGGACAAGGACGGCACCAGCCGGCTCTCGGTGTACCTGAAGTACGGCTGCATCCATCCGCGGACCCTGTTGGCCGGGATCGACGGGACGACCGGCAAGGGGGCGGAGACGTTCCGTCAGGAGATCGCGTGGCGCGACTTCTACGCCGACGTCACCTATCACCGGCCGGACAAGCTGTGGACGTCCCTGGACCAGTCGATCGACGACATGCAGTGGGACGACGGCCAGGACGCCGACGAGCATTTCGCCGCCTGGCAGCAGGGGAAGACCGGGTACCCCTACATCGACGCCGGGATGCGGCAACTGCTGGCCGAGGGCTGGATGCACAACCGGGTGCGGATGGGCACCGCCTCGTTCCTCATCAAGGACCTGCACATCCCCTGGCAGCGCGGCGCGGCCCACTTCATGGAGCACCTGGTCGACGGCGACATCTCGTCCAACAACCATGGCTGGCAGTGGGTCGCCGGCTCCGGGCCGGGGTCGTCGCAGTTCTACCGGGTCTTCAACCCCACCAACCAGGGCGAGAAGTTCGACCCGGACGGCGACTACGTGCGCCGCTACGTGCCCGAGCTGCGGGACGTCCCCGGCGGCAAGGTGCACCAGCCGTGGGAGCTCCCGGACGGCCCGCCGAACGGCTACCCGCAGCCGATCGTCGACCACAAGGCCGAGCGCGAGGAGGCGCTGCGGCGGTTGCGGGCGTGA